Proteins encoded in a region of the Halobacteriovoraceae bacterium genome:
- a CDS encoding transaldolase: MSTLSNLDIKIYADGADKAEMLEMAKREYIQGLTTNPTLMKKAGVKDYVSFCKDILSEIKELPISFEVFADEFEEMKRQALEIKSWGNNVYVKIPIMNTKKQYSYELINDLTNAGVKLNVTAIFTQKQVEELLKNTEKTKGLVVSVFAGRIADTGVDPVPLMSKCKQLTKNHSDYTELLWASPREVLNIFQANECGCDIITVSGDILNKLKLLGKDLEDFSNETVKMFYNDATSVGYTI, encoded by the coding sequence ATGAGTACATTATCTAATCTTGATATAAAGATCTATGCTGACGGTGCTGACAAAGCGGAAATGCTTGAAATGGCCAAAAGGGAATATATCCAAGGTTTAACAACCAACCCTACTCTTATGAAAAAGGCCGGAGTCAAAGATTATGTATCTTTTTGTAAAGATATTTTATCTGAAATAAAAGAATTGCCTATATCGTTTGAAGTATTCGCTGATGAATTTGAAGAAATGAAAAGACAGGCACTTGAAATTAAAAGTTGGGGTAATAATGTCTATGTTAAAATTCCAATTATGAATACAAAAAAACAGTACTCATATGAACTGATTAACGATCTAACAAATGCTGGAGTCAAACTCAATGTGACGGCCATTTTTACACAGAAACAAGTGGAAGAACTTCTCAAAAATACTGAAAAAACTAAAGGTTTGGTAGTGTCAGTTTTTGCAGGAAGAATAGCTGACACTGGAGTTGATCCAGTTCCTTTAATGTCAAAATGTAAACAACTAACCAAAAATCATTCTGATTATACTGAGCTACTTTGGGCATCACCACGAGAAGTTCTGAATATATTTCAGGCAAATGAATGTGGGTGTGATATTATCACGGTCTCTGGTGATATTCTTAATAAACTAAAATTATTAGGTAAAGATCTCGAAGATTTCTCCAATGAAACGGTTAAAATGTTTTATAATGACGCAACCTCTGTAGGTTACACAATCTAA
- a CDS encoding HAD-IIIA family hydrolase, with protein MGINKIKAVFLDRDGVINKSIVREGKPYPPQSISEFEFNPGIHEVCRSLKENGFILIVVTNQPDYKRGTQKLDVIEQLNTHVANKLPIEKVYCCLHDNEDNCNCRKPKPGMILMGIEEFNIDPMQSFMIGDRTSDISAGKACGLKTIFIDYHYEEKQNEIPDYTVESIKNIVEIIVPKNEWES; from the coding sequence ATGGGAATCAACAAAATAAAGGCCGTTTTTTTAGATAGAGACGGAGTTATCAACAAGTCTATCGTTAGAGAAGGTAAACCCTATCCACCTCAGTCAATATCTGAATTTGAGTTCAATCCTGGAATACATGAAGTATGTCGAAGTTTAAAAGAAAATGGCTTCATTCTTATCGTTGTCACAAACCAGCCTGACTATAAACGTGGAACCCAAAAATTAGATGTTATTGAACAGCTTAATACTCATGTCGCCAATAAACTTCCCATAGAGAAAGTATACTGCTGCTTGCATGACAATGAGGATAATTGCAACTGTAGAAAGCCTAAACCCGGCATGATTTTAATGGGTATAGAAGAATTTAATATTGACCCGATGCAAAGTTTCATGATTGGTGACAGAACTTCAGATATTTCCGCAGGTAAGGCCTGTGGATTAAAAACTATCTTTATAGATTATCATTATGAAGAAAAACAAAATGAAATTCCGGATTATACTGTAGAATCCATTAAAAATATTGTAGAAATAATCGTGCCAAAAAACGAATGGGAGAGTTGA